One region of Rhizoctonia solani chromosome 9, complete sequence genomic DNA includes:
- a CDS encoding Sugar (and other) transporter, translating to MKYGYVEEDGTPVVTNSAKQGGIVAVYYLGTLIGCLLGGVIGDSIGRVKTVVVGCAWSVFGAALQCSAQNVPWMVCARLINGIGTGHLNAIVPVWAAEISDFSSRGAFIAQEFTLNIFGVVVAYWLEYGLSFIDGGRTQFRWRFPIAFQIIPLLLLAVVVNLMPESPRWLIKVGRRVDAEYILTRLRVDPVAARREADEIEAVVQLEKGGQVDGKESVGDNSYVGMFLGRGRPGSHIARRVQLVIWLQIVQEWVGIAAVTVYAPRIFSGVNNITYMLSTLVAVYTLDKIGRRWTLYWGAVGQGIAMFLAGGFSRLTFDAAGTSKQAQYGGAAAFFVFLYTLCLVLHGSPSRGCIQPKSFLSNAELAEIHGASVVGWSIGNGWLTLLTPVMFNAINEKTLYVFGACNVLAIPFVWAFYPETNQRTLEEMDLLFSADSIFAWEAEKAFAKLQAEHPEVVHQAHTHEVPQVAESVADQDSMEEYHNGPRK from the exons ATGAAATACGGATACGTTGAAGAAGACGGGACCCCAGTGGTCACCAACTCCGCAAAGCAAGGCGGAATTGTAGCAGTATACTACCTAG GAACTCTTATCGGCTGTCTGCTTGGCGGAGTGATCGGAGATTCGATAGGACGTGTGAAGACTGTAGTTGTAGGGTGCGCCTGGTCCGTATTTGGTGCTGCCCTTCAGTGCTCGGCCCAAAACGTCCCCTGGATGGTTTGCGCGAGATTGATCAACGGAATTGGAACGGGTCATTTGAACGCGATCGTACCT GTTTGGGCAGCCGAGATTTCAGACTTTTCGTCGCGAGGTGCATTTATCGCTCAGGAATTCACACTCAATATTTTTGGTGTGGTGGTTGCGTATTGGTTAGAATACGGACTTTCGTTCATTGATGGAGGAAGGACACAATTTCGTTGGAGGTTCCC AATTGCATTCCAAATCAtccctcttctccttcttgcCGTTGTGGTTAACCTCATGCCCGAGTCTCCCCGCTGGTTAATCAAAGTAGGCCGCCGAGTAGACGCTGAATACATTCTCACCCGACTTCGAGTGGACCCTGTGGCAGCACGGAGAGAGGCCGACGAGATCGAGGCGGTGGTACAGCTCGAAAAGGGAGGACAAGTCGACGGCAAGGAAAGTGTCGGGGACAACTCGTACGTTGGGATGTTCCTAGGACGTGGGCGGCCAGGTTCGCACATAGCCCGTCGTGTCCAACTGGTCATTTGGCTCCAAATCGTACAAGAATG GGTCGGTATTGCTGCTGTGACTGTATATGCACCGAGGATTTTCTCTG GTGTGAACAATATCACGTATATGCTATCCACATTGGTCGCCGTATACACTCTAGACAAGATCGGGCGTCGTTGGACTCTATATTGGGG GGCTGTAGGGCAAGGTATCGCGATGTTCCTCGCGGGAGGGTTCTCCCGACTTACGTTTGACGCTGCCGGAACGAGTAAACAAGCACAATACGGTGGAGCAGCTGCGTTTTTTGTATTCTTGTATACT TTGTGTTTGGTGCTACATGGCTCACCGTCCCGTGGCTGTATCCAACCGAAATCTTTCCTCTCGAATGCCGAGCTCGCGGAAATTCATGGGGCAA GCGTTGTGGGATGGTCAATCGGCAACGGTTGGCTGACCCTCCTCACACCAGTTATGTTTAATGCGATCAACGAGAAGACCTTGTATGTATTTGGAGCGTGCAATGTTTTGGCTATTCCGTTTGTCTGGGCGTTTTATCCCGAGACGAACCAGCGTACGCTTGAAGAGATGGACCTGCTCTTTAGTGCTGACAGTATATTCGCCTGGGAGGCTGAAAAG GCATTTGCGAAGTTACAGGCAGAACATCCTGAAGTTGTTCACCAGGCGCACACGCACGAAGTACCCCAAGTCGCTGAGTCAGTTGCTGATCAGGATAGTATGGAGGAGTACCACAATGGTCCCAGAAAGTAG
- a CDS encoding proliferating cell nuclear antigen, which yields MLEARLEQASILKRLLDGTYSLALMNRSSIKELVTDANFECGDEGLKLQAMDNSHVALVAVQLEPEGFGKYRCDRPMPLGVNLGSLTKVLKCAKDDDRVTLKANDNADVLNLVYEARNSDRIAEYEMKLMEIDIDTLGIPETDYDATVVMQSGEFARIVRDLSALGESVKIEVTKEGIRFSADGEAANGSVLLKATEGARERYKDLDGKDAKTKVKKEKGDKPRKRKKTDDADVKMEDADEDVEEDDGGEKLFKPASEDGEAEKEDDEEAGSDGEEESDGASKKRKRSSQPKKSKNDDGDSSGGVMVELGQSVNLTFSLKYLVNFSKSTSLANTVTLKMSNEVPLLVHYKFDQGHIQYYLAPKIGDE from the exons ATGCTTGAGGCGCGTCTCGAACAAGCATCTATCCTCAAAAGGCTACTTGATGGCACGTATTCGCTGGCTTTAATGAACCGGTCTT CTATCAAAGAACTCGTAACAGACGCAAACTTCGAATGTGGCGATGAGGGCCTG AAACTTCAAGCGATGGACAACTCTCATGTCGCGCTAGTCGCCGTTCAACTTGAGCCCGAAGGCTTCGGAAAATATCGCTGCGAccgacccatgcctttgggAGTCAATCTCGGTTCATTGACCAAGGTTCTCAAATGCGCCAAGGACGATGACCGTGTCACCCTCAAGGCCAATGACAACGCTGACGTTCTTAATTTAGTCTACGAAGCACGCA ACTCGGACAGGATCGCCGAGTACGAAATGAAGCTCATGGAGATCGATATAGATACATTGGGTATCCCAGAGACTGATTACGACGCGACTGTGGTGATGCAATCTGGCGAGTTTGCTCGTATCGTCCGGGACTTGAGCGCCCTCGGCGAGTCGGTCAAGATCGAGGTTACCAAGGAAGGAATTCGTTTCTCTGCGGACGGTGAGGCCGCCAACGGTAGCGTCTTGCTCAAGGCCACAGAGGGTGCCCGCGAGCGCTACAAAGACCTTGATGGAAAGGATGCGAAGACCAAGGTCAAGAAGGAGAAGGGTGACAagccgaggaagaggaagaagaccgATGACGCCGACGTCAAGATGGAAGATGCTGACGAAGATGTTGAGGAAGACGATGGTGGCGAAAAGCTATTCAAGCCCGCTTCGGAGGACGGTGAAGCAGAGAAGGAAGATGACGAAGAAGCAGGCTCCGATGGCGAGGAGGAGTCTGACGGTGCTTCCAAGAAGCGTAAACGCAGCTCGCAGCCGAAGAAATCGAAAAACGATGACGGTGACTCGTCAGGTGGCGTGATGGTAGAGCTTGGCCAGAGTGTCAATTTGACATTCTCGCTGAAGTATCTGGTCAACTTTTCCAAGTcgacctccttggccaaCACGGTCACACTCAAAATGAGCAATGAAGTTCCGCTGTTG GTTCACTATAAATTCGACCAGGGCCATATCCAGTATTACCTTGCACCCAAAATTGGAGACGAGTAA
- a CDS encoding C2 domain-containing protein — protein sequence MSRFVTRIKDRIQDKRMESRQHDFVGEVAPSRLSATRDRRSLDQGSRWGRSSVSPTGSFDSNQSLGVATAGSDALDLEIRFISAQGLPRMDVVGVGCDPYFRAEIDDVLCYTSRALPNTLNPEWNEFWRIRNVPSLAILKVKVYDKDENQYMDDYVGRFKITDVYVGGLRDVPIVSLLRRDHGTFQIEIISKPAEYPNLPAYIFDGPCRYSIHLSPTVGAFTAKTTSARRYSTWKIYLKGIQLFFGNQRQHWNREYRAAQAVFSGPLSLTVRGPIIAGHRLLYARTTANRTGILHNAEDFWSLFRAKVDERRGQGLARLMGVNPDAAGQSTCPVCGQPASDIHSMECTGNHLPDDIPKEPGARTNASTGGRVPSDAEFGGVANLASTIIPHEHVQRIKPAVYTYIIDEDTFRFSETGAAFFVDFASKHALHSSCAETVRYAGEFHPRPSCGWADFDDTIPDHEMAWELWIDNGSGTYAPPPDMLDNLRQLLEYNWPGLTVRTFDFRDEPQKKSIQECRDYALEKRGILREELEPSVLEGESGSSLLKMATIRKA from the exons ATGTCCAGGTTCGTAACTCGAATAAAAGATCGTATTCAAGATAAGCGGATGGAGTCCCGCCAGCATGACTTTGTTGGCGAAGTTGCACCATCGAGGCTAAGCGCCACTCGTGACCGCCGTTCGCTTGATCAAGGCAGTCGTTGGGGTCGTTCGTCCGTCTCTCCAACAGGGAGCTTCGATTCGAATCAGTCTCTGG GGGTGGCTACAGCGGGCTCAGatgccttggacttggagaTCAGATTTATTTCAGCGCAGGGCCTACCACGGATGGATGTGGTTGGTGTCGGATGTGACCCATACTTTCGTGCTGAGATAGACGATGTTCTATGCTATAC GTCGCGGGCTTTACCCAATACCTTGAATCCAGAATGGAACGAGTTTTGGAGGATCCGTAATG TTCCATCTCTCGCAATTCTAAAGGTCAAGGTATACGACAAGGATGAGAATCAATACATGGACGATTACGTCGGAAGATTCAAGATTACCGACGTCTATGTTGGTGGTCTTAGAGATGTGCCAATCGTGAGCTTGTTACGTCGGGATCACGGAACCTTCCAAATTGAG ATAATCTCCAAGCCGGCTGAATACCCCAATCTGCCTGCTTATATATTTGATGGCCCATGTCGGTATTCTATACA TTTATCCCCAACTGTTGGGGCATTTACTGCAAAAACAACCTCAGCAAGACGATACTCTACCTGGAAAATTTATCTTAAAGGAATTCAGTTGTTCTTTGGAAATCAGCGACAACATTGGAACCGAGAATACCGCGCCGCCCAAGCCGTATTCTCTGGGCCCCTATCTCTTACTGTTCGGGGCCCAATCATAGCAGGACATCGCTTGCTTTACGCACGCACTACCGCCAACAGGACTGGTATACTCCACAACGCCGAAGACTTTTGGTCTCTGTTTCGGGCCAAAGTCGACGAGCGCCGTGGCCAAGGTTTGGCAAGACTGATGGGTGTAAATCCCGATGCTGCCGGCCAGAGTACATGTCCGGTTTGTGGTCAACCTGCGAGCGATATCCATAGTATGGAATGCACAGGTAATCATCTACCTGATGATATTCCCAAGGAACCGGGAGCTCGGACTAATGCTTCCACCGGCGGCCGGGTTCCCTCGGATGCCGAGTTTGGTGGTGTTGCGAATCTCGCTAGCACTATTATCCCTCATGAGCATGTACAGCGCATCAAGCCTGCGGTGTATACATACATAATCGACGAAGATACGTTCCGATTCAGTGAGACGGGCGCTGCGTTTTTTGTAGATTTCGCAAGCAAACATGCGCTTCACAGCAGTTGTGCAGAGACGGTGAGGTATGCTGGAG AATTTCACCCCCGACCCTCTTGTGGGTGGGCAGACTTTGATGACACGATTCCCGATCATGAAATGGCCTGGGAACTATGGATCGAtaatggaagtggcacttacGCTCCTCCGCCGGATATGCTCGACAATCTTCGTCAATTGCTTGAGTATAACTGGCCTGGCCTGACGGTACGAACGTTTGATTTCCGT GATGAACCACAGAAGAAGAGTATTCAAGAGTGCCGGGACTATGCCCTCGAGAAGCGTGGTATTCTACGGGAAGAGTTGGAGCCTTCTGTATTGGAAGGAGAGTCCGGGTCGTCCTTGTTGAAAATGGCAACTATTCGAAAGGCCTAG
- a CDS encoding Sugar (and other) transporter, giving the protein MSAPVTDSPATAPNNNRLVAGLEECEQDNRPPFVLNRTELRLLVIAGIAYDLFIINQVALMLQYRYYGGDHLPSGLEGFIKAGANIGSVIGQFLFGYLADAFGRKAVYGKELMTIIFATILCISVPAYIGSEGVLIWIGVFRIVLGIGVGGDYPMSASITGDRASIRKRGTMLTYVFANQGWGSFVGSLVTMATLACYKTAMDKNGQVYKVDAVWRIVVGVSLIPAFGTLYQRLTLPESTRFSKTRNAEADEAQKEDEPQKEKEAELKKAALDASSSEQSSVQAEAAEIKKKAHIHEFLEYMSEWRHAKLLIGTALSWFLVDIAFYGINLNTSVVLQQIGFDGAGNNAWHKIFRVATGNLIITALGFVPGYYVTVLTVEWLGRKWIQIQGFIMSSVFIAILAAKFHTLSSVAFIVCFALMQFFFNFGANATTYMYPAELFPTRYRAFAHGISAASGKAGAILASLAFNALSKKIGTPAVLWIFVGCNIAGALVTLVCLPEVRGRDPDAIELEERRLAREQGANSA; this is encoded by the exons ATGTCCGCACCGGTCACGGATTCCCCTGCTACCGCTCCCAACAACAACCGCCTTGTTGCGGGGCTTGAAGAGTGCGAGCAAGACAATCGCCCTCCTTTCGTTCTTAATCGCACTGAGCTTCGGCTCCTTGTCATCGCTGGGATCG CTTATGATCTCTTCATTATCAACCAAGTGGCCCTCATGTTACAGTACCGCTATTACGGAGGTGATCACCTCCCATCGGGACTTGAGGGATTCATCAAGGCAGGCGCAAACATTGGCTCAGTAATTGGacaattcctttttggtTACTTGGCGGATGCCTTTGGCCGTAAAGCAGTGT ATGGAAAGGAGCTTATGACAATTATTTTCGCCACAATTCTTTGCATCTCTGTGCCAGCATACATCGGCTCCGAAG GCGTTCTCATCTGGATTGGTGTTTTCCGTATTGTTCTTGGAATCGGCGTAGGGGGAGATTACCCCATGTCTGCTTCGATCACAGGAGACCGAGCTTCCATTCGTAAGCGGGGCACGATGCTCACATACGTCTTCGCGAACCAAGGGTGGGGGTCATTCGTAGGAAGCTTGGTGACAATGGCCACCCTCGCTTGTTACAAGACTGCAATGGACAAAAATGGACAGGTCTACAAAGTTGATGCAG TGTGGCGTATCGTTGTGGGCGTTTCGCTGATTCCTGCGTTCGGCACACTGTATCAGCGATTGACTCTGCCGGAGTCGACCCGTTTCAGTAAGACTCGCAATGCCGAGGCTGATGAGGCTCAAAAGGAGGATGAACCCCAAAAAGAGAAGGAAGCTGAGCTCAAAAAGGCAGCGCTTGATGCATCGTCTTCGGAGCAATCGAGCGTCCAGGCCGAGGCtgctgaaatcaagaagaaggcccaTATTCACGAGTTCCTTGAGTATATGTCCGAATGGCGCCATGCGAAGCTTTTGATTGGCACTGCGCTATCTTGGTTCCTGGTCGACATTGCCTTTTATGGAATCAACCTCAATACTTCTGTCGTCCTCCAGCAAATCGGATTCGACGGTGCTGGCAATAACGCATGGCATAAAATTTTCCGTGTCGCTACCGGAAACTTGATTATTACGGCCCTTGGATTTGTCCCCGGATACTACGTCACCGTGCTCACTGTTGAGTGGCTTGGCCGCAAGTGGATTCAAATCCAAGGATTTATCATGAGTTCTGTATTCA TCGCGATCCTTGCCGCGAAGTTCCATACTTTGTCATCAGTCGCTTTCATCGTTTGCTTTGCTCTGATGCAATTCTTCTTCAACTTCGGTGCTAATGCTACAACTTAT ATGTACCCTGCCGAGCTCTTCCCGACTCGCTACCGCGCATTCGCACACGGTATTTCAGCCGCGTCCGGTAAGGCCGGCGCTATTCTAGCCAGTCTCGCCTTCAACGCTCTAAGCAAGAAGATCGGGACTCCTGCTGTATTATGGA TATTCGTTGGGTGCAATATCGCTGGAGCACTAGTCACGCTTGTCTGTCTTCCTGAAGTACGAGGCCGTGACCCGGATGCTATTGAGCTTGAAGAGCGTCGTCTAGCAAGGGAGCAGGGAGCCAATTCTGCATAG
- a CDS encoding polygalacturonase, whose protein sequence is MHYLSFAALAFAPILAIATPVSRCTGTIASLDDVAAAQKCTTVTIKGFTVPAGKTFELSLLDNTVVNMEGDVKFGVANWAGPLFSVSGKGITFNGNGHTFDGQGPSYWDGQGGNGGVTKPHPMMKIKISGTYSNVKVLNSPAHTYSISNPAKLVMSKLTIDNSAGDAPNNQSGGKAAGHNTDGFDVSTTDLTIEDSTIRNQDDCIAINKGSNIIFQRNSCTGGHGISIGSISTGATVQNVQILNNQIINNDQALRIKTKADATSASVSGITFSGNTATGTKKFGVIVDQGYPTTLGAPGNGVKISGINFTGSTNNIAVTSSAQRVAVNCGTGCTETSISDLLLVLKNPSDVKLDRPAHARWAYTSLIQGLPGRYTSQDASQPWLIYWALQTLTCLGVQLDPATKQRTIDTIIANQHPDGGFGGGPGQLPHLLPTYASDETADGSFVVNKDAEVDVRGTYCLLVVATLLDILTPELVEGTSEFLRSCQTYEGGFASSSTHITAQRMLGITTTLPEAGRSKVNVKKLVRWATGMQGLPIEGGGFRGRTNKLVDGCYSWWIGGLEPLLLELLGLGNDEGETEVVSHVTEETDSETPSGGLRDKPGKAADLYHTAYNLAGYSTAQHRVYRSLVTERKLLDAWKSSSGVIQGSEEKIRKITWARICAWQEDEGAHFYLGGEGNRVSLPLKMRFSLALVALPVALVAAAPAGKRCTGTISSLNDVAAAQKCTTIDIKGFTVPAGKTFALSCLSGTTVNMLGDVKFGVANWAGPLFSISGTNIKFNGNGHTFDGQGASYWDGQGGNGGVLNSPAHVYSVANPAKLVMSKLTIDNSAGDKANGKSGGKAAGHNTDGFDVSTTDLTIEDSTIHNQMTALPLTRARTSSSSATLAPVVTILNNKIIDNDQGLRIKTKADATNAAVTNIVFDGNTATGIRKYGVIVDQGYPTTLGKAGNSVAMSGISFGTNNIAVTSNAQRVAVNCGSKCTGNWDWSKLKVTGGKAGKMYNYKNIKSGSY, encoded by the exons ATGCACTATCTTTCCTTTGCAGCTCTTGCTTTTGCGCCCATCTTGGCTATTGCGACTCCTGTTAGCCGTTGCACGGGCACTATCGCCTCTCTGGATGACGTCGCTGCTGCCCAGAAATGCACTACTGTCACTATCAAAGGCTTTACTGTCCCTGCCGGAAAGACGTTTGAGCTTTCTCTCCTAGACAACACCGTTGTCAACATGGAAGGAGACGTAAAGTTCGGAGTTGCGAACTGGGCCGGGCCGCTATTTTCCGTCTCGGGAAAGGGTATCACAT TCAAcggcaatggccacacgTTCGATGGTCAAGGCCCGTCCTACTGGGATGGTCAGGGCGGTAATGGAGGTGTGACCAAGCCCCACCCGATGATGAAGATCAAGATTTCGGGTACATACTCCAACGTAAAGGTCCTCAACTCGCCCGCACATACCTACAGCATCTCGAACCCTGCAAAGCTGGTCATGTCCAAGCTTACAATTGACAACT CTGCAGGAGATGCCCCGAATAATCAATCCGGAGGCAAGGCCGCCGGTCACAATAC TGATGGCTTTGATGTTTCCACCACCGACCTCACCATTGAGGACAGCACCATCCGTAACCAGGATGACTGCATTGCCATTAATAAGGGCTCGAACATCATCTTCCAGCGCAACTCTTGCACCGGCGGTCATGGTATCTCTATCGGTTCGATCTCGACCGGAGCGACCGTCCAAAACGTACAGATCCTGAACAACCAGATCATCAACAACGACCAGGCTCTCCGCATTAAGACTAAAGCGGATGCTACCAGTGCTTCTGTCTCTGGGATCACTTTCTCTGGCAACACTGCAACTGGCACAAAGAAATTCGGTGTGATTGTTGACCAGGGATATCCCACTACACTCGGAGCTCCTGGAAATGGGGTCAAGATTTCG GGAATTAACTTCACTGGAAGCACCAACAATATCGCAGTCACTTCCAGCGCTCAGCGAGTGGCCGTTAACTGTGGCACAGGATGCACAG AGACTTCGATTTCCGACCTCCTCCTCGTTCTCAAGAATCCGTCGGA TGTGAAACTTGACCGACCCGCTCACGCTCGGTGGGCCTACACTTCACTCATCCAGGGACTTCCCGGCCGGTATACCTCACAAGACGCGTCCCAGCCGTGGCTCATTTATTGGGCATTACAAACCCTTACATGTCTTGGGGTTCAATTGGACCCCGCCACCAAACAGCG CACTATTGATACAATCATCGCAAATCAGCATCCTGATGGTGGTTTTGGAGGAGGACCTGGTCAACTACCTCATTTACTCCCTACTTATGCATCC GATGAAACAGCCGATGGATCATTTGTCGTTAACAAGGACGCCGAAGTGGATGTCAG GGGAACATATTGTCTTTTAGTTGTAGCAACTCTCCTCGACATATTAACTCCAGAATTGGTGGAGGGAACTTCCGAGTTCTTACGCAGCTGTCAGACATATGAGGGAGGATTCGCGTCCTCTTCCACCCATATTACAGCCCAGAGGATG CTGGGTATTACTACAACCCTACCAGAAGCCGGAAG ATCCAAGGTCAATGTGAAAAAGCTGGTACGATGGGCGACTGGAATGCAAGGTCTTCCGATAGAGGGAGGAGGGTTCCGCGGCCGGACCAACAAATTAGTTGATGGCTGTTATTCGTGGTGGATTGGAGGGCTCGAGCCCCTTTTGTTGGAGCTGCTCGGGCTTGGTAATGACGAAGGAGAGACCGAGGTAGTGAGTCATGTCACAGAGGAAACAGACAGCGAAA CTCCATCCGGTGGGCTCCGCGACAAACCCGGAAA GGCCGCCGATCTTTACCATACGGCATACAATCTAGCAGGCTATTCAACGGCTCAGCATCGAGTTTATCGATCTTTAGTCACAGAAAGGAAATTGCTTGATGCCTGGAAGAGCTCAAGCGGTGTCATTCAAGGTTCAGAAGAAAAGATACGGAAGATAACTTGGGCTAGGATATGCGCATGGCAGGAAGATGAAGGTGCACATTTCTACCTCGGAGGGGAGGGAAATCGGGTG TCTTTACCTTTAAAAATGCGCTTCTCTCTTGCTCTTGTCGCTCTTCCGGTTGCGTTGGTGGCCGCTGCTCCTGCTGGAAAGCGCTGCACCGGAACAATCTCGTCGTTGAATGATGTTGCTGCAGCTCAAAAGTGTACAACG ATCGACATCAAAGGCTTCACTGTCCCCGCCGGCAAGACCTTTGCCCTTTCTTGCCTTTCGGGTACCACAGTCAACATGCTCGGAGATGTTAAATTCGGAGTCGCCAACTGGGCTGGACCACTCTTTTCGATCAGTGGCACCAACATCAAGT TCAACGGTAACGGCCACACCTTTGATGGGCAAGGTGCCTCTTACTGGGATGGACAAGGCGGCAACGGAGGT GTCCTCAACTCGCCCGCCCATGTATACAGCGTTGCCAACCCTGCCAAGTTGGTTATGTCCAAGCTCACTATTGATAACT CCGCTGGTGACAAGGCCAACGGCAAGTCAGGCGGAAAGGCGGCAGGCCACAACAC CGACGGCTTTGACGTTTCTACCACCGATCTCACCATCGAGGACAGCACCATTCACAACCAGATGACTGCATTGCCATTAACAAGGGCTCGAACATCATCTTCCAGCGCAACTCTTGCACCGGTGGTCACG ATCCTGAACAACAAGATCATCGATAACGACCAGGGACTTCGTATCAAGACCAAGGCCGATGCCACCAACGCTGCCGTCACCAACATCGTATTTGACGGCAACACTGCGACTGGCATCAGGAAGTATGGTGTTATCGTTGACCAGGGCTATCCTACCACCCTCGGCAAGGCCGGCAACAGTGTCGCTATGtct GGCATCTCCTTCGGTACCAACAACATCGCTGTTACCTCGAACGCACAGCGCGTTGCAGTTAACTGTGGCTCCAAGTGCACTG GTAACTGGGACTGGTCTAAGCTCAAGGTGACTGGAGGCAAGGCCGGAAAGATGTACAACTACAAGAACATCAAGTCCGGAAGCTACTAA